A genomic window from Quercus lobata isolate SW786 chromosome 10, ValleyOak3.0 Primary Assembly, whole genome shotgun sequence includes:
- the LOC115965146 gene encoding probable inactive receptor kinase At1g27190, which produces MYKKDVYDFGILLLELITRKEPIEINSFSYGCNGSFFDWITHLLSNSFDLHSVIDNSLIGKGFDGEIFELLRIACTCLNPFPSQRPTMLELYNTISTFAERDGITNDSEILMQPEIAIASSSIEINTISTFGERYGITNDSAI; this is translated from the coding sequence atgtacaaaaaggATGTCTATGACTTTGGAATTTTGCTTCTTGAGCTAATTACAAGGAAGGAACCCATTGAAATTAATAGTTTTTCATATGGTTGTAATGGGAGTTTTTTTGATTGGATAACTCACCTTTTGAGCAATTCATTTGATCTTCACAGTGTTATTGATAATTCTCTGATTGGCAAAGGATTTGATGGTGAAATCTTTGAGTTACTTAGAATTGCATGTACCTGTCTTAACCCCTTCCCTAGTCAAAGGCCAACAATGCTTGAATTGTACAATACAATAAGTACTTTTGCGGAGAGAGATGGCATCACAAATGACTCTGAGATATTGATGCAACCTGAAATTGCTATTGCAAGTAGCTCAATTGAAATTAATACAATAAGTACTTTTGGGGAGAGATATGGCATCACAAATGACTCTGCAATCTGA